The genomic region TGTGCTATTTTCACATTAATTTTATGTGTTTGTTGAGTGGGGCATTATTGATGACGTTGAAACATAAATCTATAGAGCTTTTAAAGAAGCTTATTTCATTCAATACAATTAGTTATAATGCTAATTTGGAGCTTATAAGATGGGCAGAATTTTATTTGCAGCAATTTGGTGCTGAAACAAGATTAACGACTTCATTAGAAGGTAATAAAGGGAATTTGTTCGCAACTTTTAAAGCGCATGATGGCAATGGACTTGAGGGAGGCATTATTTTTTCAGGTCATACGGATGTTGTGCCTGTAGAAGGTCAAGATTGGAAAACGGATCCTTTTGAACTCCATATTGGAAATGGCAATGCTTACGGGCGTGGGACTTCCGATATGAAGGGGTTTATTGCTATTATTATGAGTTTAGCAGATCGAATCAGCAGTACAAAATTAAAAGTTCCATTCCATTTTGCGCTTTCTTATGATGAGGAAGTTGGGTGCATAGGTGTTAGGCATCTTATTAAAGATTTCATGCAAGCAGGTTTTAAGCCGAGCGCTTGTATCGTTGGTGAGCCGAGTATGATGCAATTGGTGGTAGGCCATAAGGGGCAGGTTGGTTATGAATGCGAGGTCATTGGTTTTGAAGCGCATTCGTCTTTGACGACACAAGGTGTCAACGCCATAGAATATGCAGCGCGTATCATTGCCTTTATCCATCAGATTTCAGAAGAACTTAAAAATGCATCTGATCATGATATGGCGTTCAATCCTGGGTTTAATACTTTTAATACAGGTGTTATTTCTGGTGGTACAGCGTTTAACATTATTCCAAATCGTTGTGATTTTTTTTTCGACTATC from Alphaproteobacteria bacterium harbors:
- the argE gene encoding acetylornithine deacetylase, whose translation is MTLKHKSIELLKKLISFNTISYNANLELIRWAEFYLQQFGAETRLTTSLEGNKGNLFATFKAHDGNGLEGGIIFSGHTDVVPVEGQDWKTDPFELHIGNGNAYGRGTSDMKGFIAIIMSLADRISSTKLKVPFHFALSYDEEVGCIGVRHLIKDFMQAGFKPSACIVGEPSMMQLVVGHKGQVGYECEVIGFEAHSSLTTQGVNAIEYAARIIAFIHQISEELKNASDHDMAFNPGFNTFNTGVISGGTAFNIIPNRCDFFFDYRFLPGRERLDQVERIIHYARDVLVPEMRKVYEHADIKFTQVMSIPAFKALEDSPFIAFSKSLTGANQLNAVPYGAEAGLFAENGIDSIICGPGSIEQAHKPNEFIALDQLARCEEFIEKLIAYYTL